From the genome of Pseudomonas hamedanensis:
CCGCTATCGCGAGCAGGCTCACTCCTACATTTGGTTTGCATTTCACCCTCACATTTGGAACGCAGCCCCTTGTGGGAGCGAGCCTGCTCGCGAAGAGGCCATCAGGTCCGACGCAATTTTTTGATTTAAACGAAGCTGTTTAAAAGACACCTGCTGACACGGTCTCAAGGCTACAAATCCTTGCGCCATTACCTACAGCCAAGCCAGAATCCGCCGGCTTGTGCGCCTTGGGGTCGGGTTCTATTGTGAGTCGGTCGCTGATTGTTCAGTGATCGGGTTTAGCAGCTCGGCAAATTTTCAAGGCACGCTGGCTCCGCCTCTCTTTATGGCGGCTTGCGTGGGGCACTTCGGTGCGCCGGGATCCTTGAGCCTGGTCTGCTAACCCGCGTAAAGCCGCCACCCTCTTCGTTTAGCAGCGAAGGCTGACGGCTCCATTTCTCAAGGAGCTTCACCATGATCAAACCCACACCCAACCCGCCCGAAACCGACCCCACCTCCCCCTACGAATCCCTCGATTCAAGAAAACTCCACCAAGCCGCCGACCGCGCCCTCGACCACTACCTCTGCCCGCACGGGTCCACCCCGCCGCCTCGTAGCAACCGCGCAATGTATGCCGTCACCGCCGATACCAAAAACGAAGACCTGCTGGCCAACGCCTGCGAAACCCTCGCCTGCGCCAAAACCATCGCCCAGGAATTCGCCGGACTGGTCAAGCCATCGCAACGCCGGACACTGATGGGGATTGCGCAATTGATCATGCTCAGCGAGCTGGCGGTGAACCGGGTGCTGGATAATCTGGAGTTGCCGGGGTGATGCAGGCTGGCTGAATTATTCGGTGTCCATGCCGGCCTCTTCGCGAGCAAGCTCGCTACCACCTTGGTTCGCATTTCAGGCCTGCGTTTGGAGTGCATTTCACTGTGAGTGAGCCTGCTCGCGATGAGAATTTCTCAGTCGATGCGCTCGAACCAAACAGACCGCTATCGCGAGCAGCCTCACTCCTGCATGGATAAATAAATCCGTCCCCTTTTTCTCACCTTTTTCTCAATAAAGTCAGCGTTGCTTGACGACGTGACCGGCTACGGGTGTCCCTTTTTCTTGGTTTTAACGATAAGACCCTGGTGCGCCTTCCGGAGCATGAAACGACAGACCACGATTGGTCTGTCCCTGGTTTTCCTGTCCCTGGTTTCCGCTCAGGCCTAACAGTTTTGTATAAAAGCATTAAAAATAGATGCAGTTTTTTAAAGTCAATAGAATCAAGCAATAATAAATATTTATATACTATTCCAAGCGTTCAATTTTTATATCATCCAAATCATATGAGGCGCCTTCCACAACACCGGGAGTAAAGGCAAATCTAAAGTGATACGGTGGATTAGCTCCCCAGGCACTGCAGGTAACCGACACAGAGTGACTTTCCCATCCGATTGTCGGCTGCCTTATTTCTATAGGCTCAAATTTACTCCCAGCATATATAAGGATATTGTGTCCCGCGTGGCTTGATCGGAATTTGAAACTGATTTTGTATCTACTTCCGTTTACTAAGTAGCTGTAATCTTTAATTATCCCGTCAAACCATGAGTCCTTGTTCGGAATCAGGCGAACAAAATAGTTACCCCCTTCATTTACTAGCTGAGTTCTAACCGGCCGCCACCCATTCCAATCCCCACCATCAAAAGAGGTGTAGTCAACGACCGTAATGGTCCGAGGTGGTTGAGAGGTGTGTCCCGCGCCATACAGCGCCTTGGCGGTAAAACTGTGATGTCCTGGACTGAGGGCGTATACCGGCAATACCCAGATCCCTGTCGCCGTGTCTACAGTCGGCTCGCCTTTCGGCGTGTCACCATCCAACACTTGCACCCTCTGGCCTTTTTCCGCTGTACCGGTCAGTGTCACGCTGTAGTAGGTGGTGGAACCTGCGTTGGGAATCTCGACGTCTTTGGAGTCCTTCACTGAGGTCAGGTCCAGCGCCATCCCAACACTGAACTCCAGCGGCTCGGCATAACTCGTCCCGCCCGCCGTGCGCTTGATTTCGTACCGGGCGATCACCGTTCCGCCTTCATTGTCCTTGATCAACTTGGCTTCGATGTTGAACGGGACTTCCTTGCCGGCGGTGAACTCGTTCAGCTTGATCGAGTCGGTGTACTCACCAGTGATCGAACCGATCCAGAACATGAACACTTCATCCCCGGCGACCGTTTCGATGTGCTGCACGGTCGAGGTGGTGCCGGCAGTGTCGGCGGGCAGGACGCCGTCGACCACCCCGGCCACGACCGGTTCGGGCAGTTCCAGGCGTGGTTCGCCGACTCGCAGGATCTCGGTGTGAATCGACTCGCGAACGGCCCGGGTGGCCTCGAACGGGTCCAGTGTGGCGAGCACCGCAGCGGCGATCAGTTGCTGGTAATAGAACTCGGCCGTGCCACCGTTGACCGGGGTCAGATGCTCGCCGTCAATCTTGTGCTGCAACGGTTTCGCCTCGACGATGTCGTTGTGGGTGATGGGGCGCGTTGGCAGGTCAGGCAGGTAGGGCTTCAGGCCGGGCGTGGTGCCGAGCATGACTATCTTGAGGACCTGGCCTTCGACAAAGGATTTGTCGAAGGGAATCTCGAGACTGATTTGCAGCAGTGTCGGGTCCAGCGCCCCGGAGTTCTCGTCCAGCATGATCGGCGCGGCCAGCCGCTGGATTTCGCCGATGGCGCGAATGAACTGGCTTTTGGAGCGTAAATCGGTAGAGGCATCGGCTTTTTCCAGGCGGTAAGACAAGGTGATCTGCGATTTGGCCAACTGGCGCAGCACGGCGTTGGGCGCCTTGGTTTCAATAATGCTTGGCAGGCTTGTCAACTTCACGCCTTCTGAAGGTTCCCAGTCAATCGGCGGCCCTTCGACGGGGGTGCCCTTGATCCTGATGAAGACAATGTCACCGACTTTGAACTTGCTCGTATCTGTGGCGATTATCTGCACGGTGCCATCGGCATCGCCCAGCTTGTCGACGTCCAGCACGTTGTTCAGCGTTTCCCTGAGCAACGGCGCGACCAGCCGAGTCGCATCAACCGCCACCGGCACACGCTGCTCGGGGCTCCAGTCCTCGGAGCGGTTGAATACGCAGTCGAATACCTCGAACACCACGGCCACGCCGGGAGAGTCCGCATCACCGGCCTCGCGGATGACGGCTTCGGTGATGGTCACGATGTTCGGCGCTTTGCCTTCAGCCTGTTCCGGGGTCAGCGGCTCACTGAACACAAAAACGCCACCCCAGCTGATGCGAATAACATCGCCCGCCGCGGCAAAGGGATAAGGCGGCGTGCCATCGTTGTTGCCGATGGTGATCGGCACGCCCTCGGCCACGTTTTCTTTGTCGATACCGCCGTCAGCAATCTCCTTGGGAATCGTCATGATCAGCTTGGAATGCCCACTGTCATCGTTGTCATCGTGCCCGCCCGGGCGAGTGAGCTTGACCTGCACCTGCATGACTTCGGACGGTTGATCCGTGCCGCCCAAGGGCTTGACCGTATAGGACACCGCGAACAGTCCATCGATCATGTGCCGGGAAGGCACGAACATACTCAGTTGCGTGTTGACTTCGGTCTGGCCGACGGTTTCAACCCACACGTTTTGCCCGGTGCCCCAGAAGATGGTCAACTTGTCGCCAACCGCCATGTTCCCCCACGGACCCGCCTGGCACAGCAGACCATTAAGTGGAAAATTGCCCAGCGCGGCCGCGATGTTGATGCCCCAGATTTTCACAGGATCTATCGATACCGGGCCGGTGCGACCAGGAATCACGAGTTCCGCGAGGACGAGGGGCTTGCTGGGGCTGGACATGGCGTTGACTCCGTGGGCAAAGGCGACGGAGTGAGTTAACGCGTAATGGTGGGCTTGCGCACCTGTCAGATCTGACAGGTGCAGGCCTGAATCCGACGGGTGGTGCGGAGTTCAAGTGGTACCTGTCAACGAGCGTGGTAATTGAACGTTAGCTTTCGCGAGCAAGCTCGCTCCCACATTGGATCCTGATCGAACTCAAAAACCTGTGGTCACTGAAGGTCCGTCGAGGCTGCCTGACAGGCAATACAGCGCCCCAGCGGTGTAAGACCCGCCTGCATTTCATGGGCATGGTTCCAAGTGGTGAAAATCGACACTGGAAAAAACCATTTGCGTTCAATGAGGGTAAATCCCAAGACCGGCGAAATTTTCGTGGCCTACGATTGAGATATAACAGCGGTTAACAAAAGGGACGCTTGTTCAGCGCATGCCAAACACGTTTCGCTGAAGATATTCCCAGCTAAAAAAACAAAAGATCGCAGCCTTGCGCTGGGATCTTTTGCTTTATCTGGTCACTGCGCCGTCAGAATCTGCCCGGGCTTGATTACGCCGAAGGCGAGCTTCGAACCCACCATGTACCGCGTCCCCCGGAACATCTTGCGCCCCCCGACATCCACCTCGTCTTCCTCTGTATACATACACACCACCACGCTGCCTGGCGAAGCGATGATGGGCATTTTCAGATGGCCTAGCATCAGGTTAAGCGCCCAGTTGAACGAGATGATCGGCAAATTTTCGATGTGGATCCTGGCGTTTCCATTCTTCAACCGGAAATCCTGGCGTGCAGTGATGCGTAGCTTGCCTCGAACCACCTTAAACGCCGGCTCGCCATAACGCACCTCCAACTCCGCCCCCGTCCCCCACTGATTCATATAATAAGCTGGCGAAGCGAACACCTTGAACAACGCCTCACTGTCGTGAATGTTCCCGGCGTGACGGAACAGGTAGTTGTAGGAATAGTGGTAAGCGATACCGTCCAGTTCAGGCCTGATGGCGTTGATCGGATTGTCCAGGTAGCCCGGGATATAAGAATTAGCCATTTTCACAAAATGGAGGAAGTCCAAGCCAAGATCGAAGGTAACCTCGTAAAAGATCGAACTTTCCCTGGGGTTTTCCTGTAACAGCCCTGAAACATACTTCAGCGTCATTCCTTCGAGTTTTTTGTAGGTGCGGTCTACCATGATCGTGGTCTCGGTGCCCCGGGGTTATTCCCGCGTCTATGGCAGCGCGATGCAAGACTGCTGTCTACTGTCAGATCTAACAGGTAGCGCAGCCTTTCAGACAAACGGCACGTCAGGAATCGCGCCGCAAATCCGGCGGAATCGGCAGATCGTCCTTCAGCGGATCCGGGCGTTTGCCCTTGCCAGCGCGGTGCTGGCGGATCTGGTAGACGTAGGCCAGCACCTGAGCAACCGCCAGGTACAGCCCGCCGGGGATTTCTTCGTCGAGTTCGGTGGAGTAGTAGATCGAACGCGCCAGCGCCGGCGATTCGAGGAGCATGACGTTGTTGGCGACGGCGATTTCACGAATCTTCAGCGCGAGGAAGTCGCTGCCCTTGGCCAGCAGCATCGGCGCGCCGCCCTTCTCGGCGTCGTACTTGAGCGCCACGGCGTAGTGGGTCGGGTTGGTGATGACCACGTCGGCGTCGGGGATTGCCGCCATCATGCGGCGCTGGGACATTTCGCGCTGGGTCTGGCGGATGCGCTGTTTGACCTCTGGCCGACCTTCCTGGTCCTTGTGCTCGTCGCGCACTTCCTGTTTGGTCATCTTGAGCTTTTTCATGCTCTCCCAGATCTGCACCGGCACGTCCACCGCGGCGATGATGATCAGGCCGCAGGCCAGCCACAGCGAACTCCAGCCGACCAGCACGACGCTGTGAATGATCGCCTGTTCCAGCGG
Proteins encoded in this window:
- a CDS encoding DUF6124 family protein gives rise to the protein MIKPTPNPPETDPTSPYESLDSRKLHQAADRALDHYLCPHGSTPPPRSNRAMYAVTADTKNEDLLANACETLACAKTIAQEFAGLVKPSQRRTLMGIAQLIMLSELAVNRVLDNLELPG
- the flhB gene encoding flagellar biosynthesis protein FlhB; amino-acid sequence: MAESESGQDKTEDPTEKRKKDSREKGEIARSKELNTLAVMMAGAGALLIFGGMLAEELMDLMRLNFTLSREVVMDQGAMGRFLLQSGLIALLAIQPIMITLLLAALIGPISLGGWLFAASSLAPKFSRMNPAAGLKRMFSFKAVVELLKALAKFLITLSVALMVLSADVDDLLRIAHEPLEQAIIHSVVLVGWSSLWLACGLIIIAAVDVPVQIWESMKKLKMTKQEVRDEHKDQEGRPEVKQRIRQTQREMSQRRMMAAIPDADVVITNPTHYAVALKYDAEKGGAPMLLAKGSDFLALKIREIAVANNVMLLESPALARSIYYSTELDEEIPGGLYLAVAQVLAYVYQIRQHRAGKGKRPDPLKDDLPIPPDLRRDS